The sequence CTTTGCGACCATCAACGATCTGACCGACGTCCCGCCGCTGAAGAGCGTCTACCGGATCCTCACCTGGGCCGGCGGGACGTTCGACCTCGAGGCGGCCGAGGAGCGGGTCATGACCGGCGAGATCAGCGCGACGGTGCAGGAGCTCCTCATGGAGGGGCTCCGGCAGATCGACGAGCTGAACAACATCCGCCACCAGCTGCCGGACCTGTCGGCGCGCCTGGTCATCCCCCAGCCGCTCAAGCCGCAGCTCCGCGATCTCTCGCCCGTCGATCTCGACGTCCTCCAGGTCGTCTACAACCACGGGCACCTCGCGATGGTCCTCAACAAGAGCCCCGCGACGGATCTGGAGACCGCGCAGTCCGTGTTGAAGATGATCAACGCGGGCTACCTCCGCGCCGAGTGAGCCGGGCGGGAGCGCACGGTGTCGCGAGGCCGCGCGATGCGGCCTATCGCGCCGGTGCGCGCGGCTCTCGGCTGAACCGAGATCGATAGGTCAGGGGAGAGCGGTCAGGAGCGCGTCCTCGCGCGCCGCGCTCCCGAAGGCGCGGCGCGCAGGGCGGCAGCGTGGTGTCAGGACTGCGACGTGCCGCGCTTCGCGGGGTCGATCGCCTTGCTCGCGAGGCGGAGCGACACGGCGCGGGCGTGCGCCTGCAGGCCCTCGGCCAGGGCCAGCTTCTCGATGATCGGGCCTTGCGTCCGGAGCGCCGCGCCCGAGTACCGGATGAGGCTCGCGCGCGTCACGAAGTCGTAGACCCCGAGCGGCGCGCCGAAGCGGGCCGAGCCGCCGGTCGGGAGGACGTGGGACGGCCCCGCGAGGTAGTCGCCCGCGGCGACCGGGGTGAGGTCGCCGAGCAGCGCGGCGCCGAGCGTGCCGATCTCCGAGAACAACCCCTCGGCGTCGGCGACGTGGAAGGCCACGTGCTCGACCGCGAGCTGATCGGCGATCTCGGCGAGGCGAGCGCGCGAGCCGACGACCAGCGCCGCCGCGTGCGTCGAGAGCGACGCCTCCACGATCGCGCGCCGCGTGAGCTCGGGGAGCGCCGCGTCGAGCTCGCGCGCGACCGCCTCCGCCAGCTTCGCCGAGGTCGTCGCGAGCAGGGCGTAGGACGCCTCGTCGTGCTCGGCCTGCGAGAGGAGATCGGCGGCGACGAGCCGGGGATCCGCGGATTCGTCGGCGAGCGCGAGGATCTCGCTCGGCCCGGTGATGCCGTCGATCGACACGTCCCCGAAGACCAGCTTCTTCGCGCAGGCGACGTACGCGTTGCCGGGCCCCACGATCTTGTCGACCGGCGCGAGCTCCGGGAGCCCGTAGGCCAAGGCCGCGATCGCCTGCGCGCCGCCCGAGTCGAGCAGGGTCGTCACGCCGGAGAGGTGCGCCGCGGCGAGCGTGGCGTCGTCGGCCGACGGGCTCGCGAGGACGATCTCCTGCACGCCGGCGATGCGCGCGGGGAGGGCCGACATGAGCACGCTGGAGGGGTAGCGGGCCTTGCCGCCCGGCGCATAGACGCCGACCCGGCGCAGGGGGCGCACGCGCATGCCCAGCAGCACGCCCTCCTCCTCGTAGCTGAAGCCGGCCTGCAGGGCGGGCCCGTTCGCCGTCACGCTCGCGGGGCCGAGATCGCCCGCGTCGCGCTGCCGCTCATGGTAACGCGCGATCCTGGCCGCCGCGGTCTCGAGCGCGGCGCGGACCTCCGGCGGGAGCCTCGCGAGCGCCTCGGCCCCGCCGAAGCCGCCCTCCGCCTCCGGGCCTGCGTGGCGGACGAGCGCCTTCGACGTCCTCCGCTCGAACTTCTCGATGTAGCCGAGCACGGCGGACGTGCCCCCGCGCCGCACGTTGTCGATGATCTCGGTCACGGCCGGCGTGACGTTCGCGAGGTCGCCCGTGCCGCGGGTGCGCAGGGCTGACAGGGTGGACTCGAACTGAGGCGAACCTTCGATGT comes from Sorangium aterium and encodes:
- the hisD gene encoding histidinol dehydrogenase, yielding MLPIYIEGSPQFESTLSALRTRGTGDLANVTPAVTEIIDNVRRGGTSAVLGYIEKFERRTSKALVRHAGPEAEGGFGGAEALARLPPEVRAALETAAARIARYHERQRDAGDLGPASVTANGPALQAGFSYEEEGVLLGMRVRPLRRVGVYAPGGKARYPSSVLMSALPARIAGVQEIVLASPSADDATLAAAHLSGVTTLLDSGGAQAIAALAYGLPELAPVDKIVGPGNAYVACAKKLVFGDVSIDGITGPSEILALADESADPRLVAADLLSQAEHDEASYALLATTSAKLAEAVARELDAALPELTRRAIVEASLSTHAAALVVGSRARLAEIADQLAVEHVAFHVADAEGLFSEIGTLGAALLGDLTPVAAGDYLAGPSHVLPTGGSARFGAPLGVYDFVTRASLIRYSGAALRTQGPIIEKLALAEGLQAHARAVSLRLASKAIDPAKRGTSQS